A single Pseudopipra pipra isolate bDixPip1 unplaced genomic scaffold, bDixPip1.hap1 HAP1_SCAFFOLD_93, whole genome shotgun sequence DNA region contains:
- the LOC135408961 gene encoding uncharacterized protein LOC135408961 isoform X1: MERGLGLEQRAERLVRRSQVLLRPRPRGPQGAEPPLSSAPAGPASVGPVPDDLLIQWRLKRRRGEELALDTCPAGRATQWEAREPSETPIRGRFCTSHRQGATSSRPDSQESLQWEPYLRSRDATGALWGAPCWVSRDPQDALLPIRSDVQDSQQGAPSRQALVGWAPHDLQPPQFVPRTLSCGCCGATAGPYGNSSGLLRPSWSPPGTPPNLGGTNKAMKPQSCSCTDPKIPSPIFGVTPDAPRVLAQALLGVWGAYEGVWGGVLGVWS; encoded by the exons ATGGAGCGG GGACTCGGCCTGGAGCAGCGAGCGGAGCGACTGGTGCGAAGGAG CCAGGTCCTGCTCAGGCCCCGCCCCCGTGGGCCACAGGGGGCGGAACCTCCGCTCAGCTCCGCCCCCGCAGGCCCCGCCTCTGTAGGCCCCGTCCCCGACGACCTCCTCATCCAGTGGCGTCTGAAGCGGCGCCGTGGGGAGGAGCTTGCGCTGGACACGTGCCCAGCGGGCAGGGCGACGCAGTGGGAGGCACGTGAGCCCTCCGAGACCCCAATCAGGGGCCGCTTCTGCACCTCCCACCGCCAGGGGGCGACCTCGTCCCGGCCCGACTCCCAGGAGTCCTTGCAGTGGGAACCATACCTGCGGTCACGTGATGCCACTGGAGCCCTGTGGGGGGCGCCATGTTGGGTGTCACGTGATCCTCAGGATGCTCTGCTGCCAATCAGGAGCGACGTCCAGGATTCCCAGCAGGGGGCACCCTCACGGCAGGCACTGG TGGGGTGGGCCCCCCATGACCTCCAGCCCCCCCAGTTTGTCCCCAGGACCCTGTCCTGCGGCTGCTGCGGTGCCACCGCCGGGCCCTACGGGAACAGCTCTG gACTGTTGAGACCCTCCTGGAGCCCACCAGGTACCCCCCCCAACCTGGGGGGGACCAATAAAGCAATGAAACCCCAAAGCTGCAGCTGCAcggaccccaaaatcccctcccCCATCTTTGGGGTCACTCCAGATGCCCCAAGAGTGTTGGCTCAGGCGCTGTTAGGGGTCTGGGGGGCCTATGAGGGTGTTTGGGGTGGGGTTCTGGGAGTCTGGTCATGA
- the LOC135408961 gene encoding uncharacterized protein LOC135408961 isoform X2 has product MERGLGLEQRAERLVRRSQVLLRPRPRGPQGAEPPLSSAPAGPASVGPVPDDLLIQWRLKRRRGEELALDTCPAGRATQWEAREPSETPIRGRFCTSHRQGATSSRPDSQESLQWEPYLRSRDATGALWGAPCWVSRDPQDALLPIRSDVQDSQQGAPSRQALVCPQDPVLRLLRCHRRALREQLWTVETLLEPTRYPPQPGGDQ; this is encoded by the exons ATGGAGCGG GGACTCGGCCTGGAGCAGCGAGCGGAGCGACTGGTGCGAAGGAG CCAGGTCCTGCTCAGGCCCCGCCCCCGTGGGCCACAGGGGGCGGAACCTCCGCTCAGCTCCGCCCCCGCAGGCCCCGCCTCTGTAGGCCCCGTCCCCGACGACCTCCTCATCCAGTGGCGTCTGAAGCGGCGCCGTGGGGAGGAGCTTGCGCTGGACACGTGCCCAGCGGGCAGGGCGACGCAGTGGGAGGCACGTGAGCCCTCCGAGACCCCAATCAGGGGCCGCTTCTGCACCTCCCACCGCCAGGGGGCGACCTCGTCCCGGCCCGACTCCCAGGAGTCCTTGCAGTGGGAACCATACCTGCGGTCACGTGATGCCACTGGAGCCCTGTGGGGGGCGCCATGTTGGGTGTCACGTGATCCTCAGGATGCTCTGCTGCCAATCAGGAGCGACGTCCAGGATTCCCAGCAGGGGGCACCCTCACGGCAGGCACTGG TTTGTCCCCAGGACCCTGTCCTGCGGCTGCTGCGGTGCCACCGCCGGGCCCTACGGGAACAGCTCTG gACTGTTGAGACCCTCCTGGAGCCCACCAGGTACCCCCCCCAACCTGGGGGGGACCAATAA
- the LOC135408962 gene encoding histone H3-like centromeric protein A yields MPRPKPTPRRRRPPPAPPSPPPRRRVRRFRPGQRALQEIRRYQSSTRLLLRPLPFSRLVRELCLLFTRGVDYRWQRLALLALQEAAEAFIVRLLEDAYLCSLHARRVTLFPKDLQLVRRLRGPEWGGI; encoded by the exons ATGCCCCGCCCCAAGCCCACCCCCCGGCGGCGTcgcccccctccagccccgccATCGCCCCCCCCGCGCCGGCGGGTACGGA GGTTCCGCCCAGGCCAGCGGGCACTGCAGGAAATCCGCCGCTACCAGAGCAGCACCCGCCTGCTGCTGCGGCCTCTGCCCTTCTCACGGCTG GTGCGGGAGCTGTGCCTGCTTTTCACCCGGGGGGTCGATTATCGCTGGCAGcgcctggccctgctggccctgcaggag gcagcagaggCCTTCATCGTGAGACTGCTGGAAGATGCGTACCTGTGCTCGCTGCACGCCCGCAGGGTCACCCTGTTCCCCAAGGACCTGCAGCTGGTTCGGCGCCTGCGAGGGCCCGAGTGGGGGGGCATCTGA